The following proteins come from a genomic window of Populus nigra chromosome 6, ddPopNigr1.1, whole genome shotgun sequence:
- the LOC133697169 gene encoding uncharacterized protein LOC133697169 → MSWLRSAVSKAVEAGNKNNLTRAVKNYADSVVHQAGQAVSEGAKILQDRIGNRNYKSAKQTAKRLEEVAISCRGLERVLLLRRWLVVLKQFNKPSGGLSEDKQTSVEQNVGPDESKGIPRNRTLPVVLYYDSDVGGEPLTFWDVFLQSQALEGITTSMILEAPNEEEISLLLEVFKLCLTGGQEVHNAVVSSIQDLASAFASYQDEVLVKREELLQFAQNAITGLKINVHLARIDAEATVLRNKLDGIMHSQKPSSEDQEKVFDEKAKATIEALKEALAQIRICSRLEGLLLKKKTLNLGDSPDIHAQKVDKLKVLSESLASSTSKGEKRIIDHRLQKEEALKVRVVKADEANEKEKEIVAEVSALEKQRDKLEAELKMVNASLAVANARLHDAREERDQFDEANNQIVEHLKTKEDEVSKTIAACKVEAAVLSTWLNFLEDTWLLQQSHTEAKEKQLNDELERHEDYFVKLAVHLLSEYKKELEPSISRIEKFVENLKNLSGGLEMASSTDNEDSKELNPRKNLEEEYLDYEAKIITTFSVVDNMREQFYAQKGESSRKDDTTVKELFDDIEKLRVEFESIERPNLELEIPTPKADSTSEKPLGSPSHISTQNATTLKSNIDEHPKAPAVEADEVLDPAAELAKLESEFGKDARDYSTEEIGDWEFDELERELRSGDTATNS, encoded by the exons atgtcGTGGTTGAGATCTGCTGTGAGCAAGGCAGTGGAAGCAGGGAACAAAAACAACCTGACTCGAGCCGTCAAAAACTACGCCGACTCCGTTGTTCACCAAGCTGGTCAAGCCGTCTCTGAAGGAGCCAAAATCTTGCAAGATCGTATA GGGAATAGGAATTATAAAAGTGCTAAGCAAACTGCTAAGAGATTAGAGGAGGTTGCAATCTCCTGTCGCGGCCTGGAGAGGGTTTTGTTGCTCAGAAGATGGTTGGTTGTGCTTAAACAATTCAATAAGCCATCAGGAGGTTTGTCTGAAGATAAACAGACATCCGTCGAGCAAAATGTTGGCCCTGATGAATCAAAGGGCATTCCAAGGAATCGCACACTGCCGGTG GTTCTGTATTATGATTCTGATGTCGGGGGTGAACCGTTGACTTTCTGGGATGTTTTTCTCCAAAGTCAAGCTCTAGAAGGAATAACAACGTCCATG ATTCTTGAAGCACCAAATGAGGAAGAAATTTCTTTGCTGCTGGAGGTGTTTAA GCTCTGTCTAACTGGAGGACAAGAAGTTCATAATGCAGTTGTGAGCAGTATACAGGATCTGGCTTCTGCTTTTGCAAGCTACCAAGATGAAGTGTTG GTGAAGCGGGAAGAATTGCTTCAGTTTGCTCAAAATGCCATTACAGGGTTGAAAATTAATGTCCATCTTGCAAG AATAGATGCTGAAGCTACGGTTCTGAGGAACAAACTTGATGGAATTATGCATTCCCAGAAGCCATCAAGTGAAGATCAGGAAAAGGTGTTCGATGAAAAGGCTAAAGCAACTATAGAG GCACTGAAAGAAGCTCTTGCACAAATTCGAATTTGTTCCAGATTGGAAGGGCTtctgttgaaaaagaaaactttgAACTTGGGAGACTCTCCTGACATTCATGCTCAAAAG GTTGACAAGTTGAAGGTCTTATCAGAATCTCTTGCTAGCTCTACATCAAAAGGTGAAAAGCGCATCATAGATCACAG ATTGCAAAAAGAAGAGGCGCTGAAAGTTCGTGTTGTCAAAGCTGATGAAGCAAATGAAAAGGAGAAG GAAATAGTAGCTGAGGTATCAGCACTTGAAAAACAAAGGGACAAACTTGAAGCTGAATTGAAAATG GTCAATGCCTCCTTAGCTGTTGCAAATGCACGCCTTCATGATGCCAGGGAAGAGAGGGATCAGTTTGATGAAGCTAACAATCAGATAGTTGAGCATTTGAAAACAAAG GAAGATGAGGTGTCAAAAACAATTGCTGCATGCAAGGTAGAAGCAGCTGTTCTCAGCACTTGGCTCAATTTTCTGGAAGATACTTGGCTTCTCCAGCAATCTCACACTGAAGCTAAGGAGAAGCAGCTCAA TGATGAGCTGGAGAGACACGAGGACTATTTTGTGAAGTTGGCTGTTCATCTTCTCTCTGAGTACAAG AAAGAGTTGGAGCCTTCTATCAGCCGCATAGAGAAATTTGTGGAAAACCTAAAGAATTTAAGTGGAGG GTTGGAGATGGCATCCAGTACAGATAATGAAGATTCTAAAGAATTAAACCCGAGGAAAAATCTTGAGGAGGAATATTTGGATTATGAAGCAAAG ATTATAACCACCTTCAGTGTAGTGGACAACATGAGAGAGCAGTTTTATGCTCAAAAAGGGGAAAGTTCTAG GAAGGATGATACTACGGTGAAAGAGCTATTTGATGATATTGAAAAGTTGAGAGTGGAATTCGAGTCCATTGAGAGACCAAATCTAGAATTGGAGATTCCGACCCCGAAGGCTGATTCTACATCTGAGAAGCCATTGGGAAGCCCATCCCACATCTCAACACAGAATGCGACTACTCTTAAATCCAATATAGATGAGCATCCCAAAGCACCTGCAGTAGAGGCAGATGAGGTGCTCGACCCTGCAGCAGAACTtgcaaagttagagtcagagtTTGGGAAAGATGCTCGGGACTACTCAACTGAGGAGATCGGTGACTGGGAGTTTGATGAGCTTGAAAGGGAATTGAGATCCGGTGATACAGCAACAAATAGCTAG
- the LOC133695627 gene encoding probable membrane-associated kinase regulator 4: MVHFPSLPPSPNSAPTSHSTHTTLRITLKNSSKLLEMAMNDLITSYDYDDDDDYIDLEVSSFSNFLCHSISSPPFPIEFEFQMSTVPLEKDTTTSPADELFYKGKLLPLHLPPRLQMVEKILEKSNSEYDHRKDTFEECFSTPLMTTATTPTSTSTPFESCNISPSESFCVSRELNPEEYFFEYSSEIGGFMDENPKKSWTKKLKLIKQSSLGSKLKASRAYFRSLFGKSSCSDDSCTVATKVADEVTVSKAKESLNKYERPSKKTPFGQIQKDKYQTSTTAMQNIQKITEDGSGRLHRRSFSMAIKRYPKNKSLSSSSSSDSSSSSSSSTSSNGAHRLPFLKRSSSAKSEIENPIQGAIAHCKQSQQLHHSRKTVNEANLFALSASRISICDEQERPVLCRG, from the coding sequence ATGGTGCACTTCCCTTCACTCCCCCCCTCACCAAACTCAGCTCCCACAAGTCACTCCACACATACAACCCTGCGGATTACCTTGAAAAACTCTTCCAAGTTGCTAGAAATGGCCATGAACGACCTCATAACATCATATGactatgatgatgatgatgactaCATTGATCTGGAAGTAAGCTCATTCTCCAACTTCCTTTGCCACTCCATAAGCTCCCCTCCATTCCCGATAGAGTTCGAGTTCCAAATGTCCACAGTTCCACTAGAAAAAGACACCACAACTTCCCCAGCTGATGAGCTCTTCTACAAAGGCAAGCTCCTTCCCCTTCACCTTCCTCCACGTTTACAAATGGTTGAaaaaatccttgaaaaatccaactCTGAATATGATCATAGAAAAGATACATTTGAAGAATGCTTTAGCACCCCACTAATGACAACTGCCACGACACCGACTTCAACCAGTACTCCATTTGAATCCTGCAATATTTCACCTTCCGAGTCTTTTTGTGTCAGTAGAGAATTAAATCCAGAGGAGTATTTCTTTGAGTATTCAAGTGAAATCGGTGGTTTCATGGATGAAAATCCAAAGAAGTCTTGGACCAAGAAGCTTAAGCTGATCAAACAGTCCTCGCTTGGTTCAAAACTGAAGGCATCCCGGGCTTACTTCAGGTCTTTGTTTGGTAAGTCTAGTTGCTCAGATGATTCATGTACAGTGGCTACAAAAGTTGCAGATGAAGTGACAGTTTCAAAAGCCAAAGAATCTTTGAACAAATATGAGAGGCCATCAAAGAAGACGCCTTTTGGACAAATCCAGAAGGATAAATACCAAACGTCAACTACTGCAATGCAGAACATACAAAAAATCACTGAGGACGGCAGCGGTCGCCTCCACAGGAGATCATTCTCCATGGCCATCAAAAGGTATCCAAAAAACAAGTCTCTATCATCTTCGTCATCATCTGACTCGTCATCATCGTCTTCAAGCTCAACTAGTTCAAACGGGGCTCACCGGTTGCCTTTTCTAAAGAGAAGCAGCAGTGCAAAATCTGAGATTGAGAACCCAATCCAAGGAGCAATTGCACATTGCAAACAGTCCCAGCAGCTGCACCATTCGAGGAAGACTGTAAATGAAGCCAATTTATTCGCATTATCAGCTTCCAGGATTTCCATATGTGACGAACAAGAAAGACCAGTTCTTTGCAGAGGCTGA
- the LOC133695757 gene encoding ankyrin repeat-containing protein ITN1-like: MASPMEEGRERDLEKGLVQPQLNQNALAEPSPTPSPSSTSTAPALVLSNSGKRIDQAGKKKYVKQVTGRHNDTELHLAAQRGNLDDVQRILNDISKMMGTSSGDDFDAEVAEIRASVVNEVNELGETALFTAADKGHLEVVKELLQYSNKEGLTRKNRSGYDSLHIAAVQGHHAIVQVLLDHDPSLSQTHGPSNATPLVSAATRGHTAVVIELLSKDGSLLEISRSNGKNALHLAARQGHVDIVKALLSKDPQLARRTDKKGQTALQMAVKGQSCEVVKLLLDADAAIVMLPDKFGNTALHVATRKKRVEIVNELLSLPDTNVNALTRDHKTALDLAEELTLSEESSDIKECLSRYGALRANELNQPRDELRKTVTQIKKDVHTQLEQTRRTNKNVHNISKELRKLHREGINNATNSVTVVAVLFATVAFAAIFTVPGGDKDNGTAVVVTHASFKIFFIFNAIALFTSLAVVVVQITLVRGETKAERRVVEVINKLMWLASVCTSVAFMASSYIVVGRKHEWAAMLITIVGGVIMAGVLGTMTYYVVKSKRIRSMRKKDKHARRSGSSSWHHNSEFSNSEVDRIFAL, encoded by the exons ATGGCTTCACCTATGGAAGAAG GGAGGGAGAGGGATTTAGAGAAGGGATTAGTGCAACCACAACTAAACCAAAACGCTCTTGCCGAGCCATCACCAACACCATCGCCATCTTCAACATCAACTGCCCCAGCTCTAGTTTTATCGAATTCTGGCAAACGAATTGACCAAGCTGGGAAGAAGAAGTATGTAAAACAAGTCACTGGTCGTCACAATGATACCGAGCTCCATTTGGCAGCTCAGCGCGGCAATTTGGACGATGTGCAGCGGATTCTCAATGATATCTCAAAAATGATGGGAACTTCGAGTGGGGATGACTTTGATGCTGAGGTCGCAGAGATAAGGGCATCAGTGGTTAATGAAGTGAATGAATTGGGGGAGACTGCGCTGTTTACTGCTGCAGATAAAGGTCATCTTGAGGTGGTTAAGGAATTGCTGCAATATTCGAATAAGGAGGGCCTCACGAGGAAGAATAGGTCGGGGTATGATTCGTTGCATATTGCTGCCGTCCAAGGGCACCACG CCATTGTCCAAGTGCTGCTGGATCATGACCCCAGTCTGAGCCAAACACATGGCCCATCGAATGCAACTCCTCTTGTATCTGCTGCTACAAGAGGGCATACTGCAGTAGTCATTGAATTGCTGTCAAAGGATGGTAGCTTATTGGAGATTTCTAGATCTAATGGGAAAAATGCGTTGCATTTAGCTGCCCGACAGGGACATGTAGATATTGTAAAAGCATTGCTTAGCAAAGATCCCCAGCTAGCACGGAGGACAGACAAGAAAGGGCAGACTGCTTTGCAGATGGCTGTAAAAGGGCAGAGTTGTGAGGTGGTGAAATTGCTTCTCGATGCAGATGCTGCGATTGTGATGCTTCCGGACAAGTTTGGCAACACAGCATTGCATGTAGCAACAAGGAAAAAGAGAGTAGAg ATAGTGAATGAGTTGTTATCACTCCCAGACACCAATGTTAATGCTCTGACCAGAGATCACAAAACTGCCCTTGATTTAGCGGAAGAGCTTACCCTTTCTGAAGAATCATCAGATATAAAGGAGTGCCTTTCTCGCTATGGTGCTCTTAGAGCTAATGAACTCAACCAACCAAGGGATGAGTTGAGGAAAACTGTTACTCAAATTAAGAAAGATGTTCACACACAGCTGGAACAAACCAGAAGGACCAACAAGAATGTCCACAATATTTCAAAAGAGCTTAGAAAGTTACACCGTGAAGGGATCAACAATGCCACCAACTCTGTAACTGTGGTTGCAGTGCTATTTGCGACCGTTGCTTTTGCAGCTATCTTCACTGTACCTGGTGGTGATAAGGATAATGGAACGGCTGTGGTGGTGACCCATGCTTCTTTCAAAATCTTCTTCATATTTAATGCTATCGCTCTCTTCACGTCCTTGGCTGTTGTGGTGGTTCAAATTACTTTGGTCAGGGGTGAGACAAAAGCAGAGAGGCGAGTAGTGGAGGTGATTAACAAATTAATGTGGTTGGCTTCTGTGTGCACATCGGTGGCTTTTATGGCCTCCTCTTACATAGTGGTTGGCCGTAAACATGAATGGGCTGCAATGTTAATTACTATTGTTGGCGGTGTTATAATGGCTGGAGTTCTTGGAACCATGACTTATTATGTGGTGAAGTCCAAGAGGATTCGCTCAATGAGGAAAAAGGATAAGCATGCAAGGAGAAGTGGTTCCAGTTCGTGGCATCATAACTCAGAATTCTCTAATTCAGAAGTTGATCGGATTTTTGCCCTTTGA
- the LOC133696985 gene encoding 3-ketoacyl-CoA synthase 19-like — MILCTLFFIIFCLCKLVFLKRESCCYMLAYECYKAPEDRKLDTETSAKIVFRNKNLGIEEYKFLLQTIVNSGIGEGTYVPRNIISGQEDSSTLKVSITEMDDLIFDTLDKLFAKTGISPSEIDILVVNVSLFSPAPSLAARVVNRYKMRSDVKTFNLSGMGCSASVVSIDLVQHLFKSYKNAFAVVVSTESIGPNWYQGKEKSMMLSNCLFRSGGCSMLFTNNSALKRQAIFRLKHLVRTHLGSKDESYGCCTQTVDDLGYKGFLLTKSLKKSAAQALALNLRVLAPKLLPVSELIRYVYVSLREKKTKSTSIQEMGAGLNLKTGVDHLCIHPGGRAIIDEVGKSLGLSNYDLEPTRMALHRFGNTSAGGLWYVLAYMEAKQRLKKGNKILMISLGAGFKCNNCVWEVMRDLEDVNVWKDSIDQYPPETTVNPFIEKYSWINEEYLSFVRFH; from the coding sequence ATGATACTCTGtactctcttcttcattattttcTGCCTTTGTAAGTTGGTTTTCCTGAAAAGAGAATCCTGTTGCTACATGCTGGCTTACGAGTGCTATAAAGCTCCAGAGGATAGGAAGCTTGACACAGAAACTAGTGCAAAAATCGTCTTCAGAAATAAGAACCTGGGAATAGAAGAATACAAGTTTCTATTACAAACTATTGTTAATTCTGGCATTGGTGAAGGAACGTATGTCCCTAGAAACATTATCTCAGGCCAGGAAGATTCCTCAACTCTCAAAGTTTCCATTACGGAAATGGATGATCTCATCTTTGACACACTCGACAAGCTCTTTGCCAAAACAGGAATTTCTCCATCAGAAATTGACATACTTGTTGTCAATGTTTCTTTGTTCTCTCCTGCACCTTCTCTAGCAGCTCGCGTTGTTAATCGTTACAAGATGAGATCAGACGTTAAGACTTTCAACCTCTCTGGAATGGGATGCAGTGCAAGCGTTGTATCCATTGATCTTGTGCAGCACTTGTTCAAGTCATACAAAAATGCATTCGCTGTTGTTGTGAGTACAGAATCGATAGGTCCAAATTGGTACCAAGGCAAAGAAAAATCCATGATGCTCTCAAACTGTCTGTTCCGTTCAGGAGGTTGCTCGATGCTCTTCACAAACAACAGCGCTTTAAAACGTCAAGCCATCTTCAGATTGAAACATCTTGTACGAACGCATCTTGGCTCAAAAGACGAATCCTATGGATGCTGCACACAAACAGTAGATGACCTTGGCTATAAAGGTTTTCTCCTTACTAAAAGCCTTAAAAAATCTGCTGCTCAGGCTCTTGCTTTGAATCTCCGTGTCTTAGCACCTAAACTGTTACCAGTAAGTGAACTAATTCGCTATGTTTATGTATCTCTTcgagaaaagaaaaccaaaagcaCCAGTATTCAAGAAATGGGAGCAGGTTTGAATCTGAAGACTGGAGTAGACCATCTCTGTATACACCCGGGTGGAAGGGCAATTATTGATGAGGTTGGGAAAAGTTTAGGCCTTAGTAATTATGATCTTGAGCCAACTAGAATGGCACTTCATCGATTTGGCAATACATCAGCTGGTGGCCTTTGGTATGTTTTAGCCTACATGGAGGCCAAGCAGAGGCTTAAGAAAGGTAATAAAATACTAATGATCAGTCTCGGTGCAGGTTTCAAGTGCAACAACTGTGTGTGGGAGGTAATGAGGGACCTGGAGGATGTCAACGTTTGGAAAGACAGTATAGACCAATATCCTCCAGAAACCACAGTCAATCCATTCATCGAAAAGTATAGTTGGATCAATGAAGAATATCTCAGCTTTGTTAGATTTCACTAG